DNA sequence from the Actinacidiphila yeochonensis CN732 genome:
CTCCACGACGCACAGCACGGTGATCGCGCTGTGCGGGCCGGCCACCGCCAGCAGCTCCCGGACGGTCTGCGAACGGGCCCAGTTGGTCCGCGGGTCGTAGCCGTCGAGGACGACCACCAGCCGGCGCCGGGCGTCGGGCGCGTCACGGTCCATCAGGCCGCGGCGCTGGGCGGGCTGCTCCGCGACCCGGTCCAGGACGGTCCGCAGGTAGTCGGCGACGCCGTGGAGCTCCTGGGCGACCAGCGGGACGACACCGGCGTCGCCGGACGCGTCCGGTTCGTGGGTGTGCGGCAGCCACTTGGCCCACTCCCACTCGCCGTCCCCGCCGACGACGACCACGCCGACGTCGTCGGGGGCGTGCAGCACACCGATCTGGCAGACGACGGCGCGCGCCACCCCGCGGGCCACCTCGGCCGGGCCCAGCACGCTGACCACGCCGCCCTGGGACAGGTCCACCACCGCGGGCTGGCTGCCGACGGTCGACATGGTCTCGATCAGCCGGTCGGCCGCTCCCTTGGCCCGCGCGTCGTACTCCACCGTGGGGTCGTTGCGGGAGGCCATCCGGATCGGGGTGGACAGCGGCGCGGAACCCACGCCGACACACACCCGCAGGAAGTCGGGGTCGGTGACGCGGCGCTCCCAGACCCGGCGGCGCCGCTCCGCGATGGCCCACAGCCGGTACGGGGACGGGTACGCCCAGGCGGCCACCGCGCGCTGGCTCTCGGCCACCTGCCTGGCCACCGCGCGCACCTCGACGAGGTGGGCCAGGTAGCGGTCGCGGGCCCGGAGCTTCTCCCGGCGCGCGGTGCGGCGCGTCTGCATGCGGATGCCCAGGGTCATGATGACCGACACGACCACGAAGCAGATGCCGAGCAGGACCATCATCTTCTTGCCGCCGGACATCATGTAGGCGGCCATGCTGATGCTCGTCATCAGCGGCGTGATCATCATCAGCAGGTTGTTGGCGTCCCGGCCCACCGGCTGCGGCGGTGCCGAGAGGACCACCGGCTCCGTGGGCAGTTGCGGGGCCAGGACCCGGGTGGGCCGGTGGAAGATGATCCGGGACATCAACGCTCTTCGTCAGTCACGGTGGTTCGCGGGCAGGAACAGGCCCGGCAGACCCTGGAGCACCTCCACCGTAGGAGTCCAGGTCCGGCCGCCGGTAGCCCCCGTTTCCGTTACGGCCCGGTGTCCCCGATCGGGGACACCGGCTCAGCGCGTGCCGTCGGTTCCGGGCAGCCGGGGCAGATAGGGCAGGGGCGACTGCCTGCCGTCGGACCGCCGGGCCGGGGTCTTCGGCATCACCGGCCCGTTGTACGAGCTCGGTGTCCGGGTCAGCTGGTCGACGATGTCGGTGAGGCCGCCGGTCACCTCCCGCATCCGCGTGGCCCGTTCGGCGGCCAGCGACTCGTTGGCCTCGTCCACCGCGGCCATGACCATCTCGGAGAGGGCCCTGGGGTTCTCCGGGTCGATCACCGAGGGGTCGATGTCGAGGGCCACCAGCCGGTTCTCGCCGGAGACGACCGCCCGCACCATGCCGCCGCCGCCGTACCCGGCGGCCTCCATCTTCTCCATCTCGGCATGGGCGCTGGTCACGGCCCGGTTCATGTCCATAGCGCGGCGGGTCAGCGCCGCGAAGTCGGCCATGGGGTTCTCGGACACGGGGGTCACTCTCCTTCGTCGGGCCGGCTGTCCGGCTGGTCGGCCGGGTGGCCGGCCGGGGCGGGGCCTGTTTCCTGGGCGGCGGACGGTTCGGCGGGCGGGGCTGCGGGCGGTTCGGTGAACGGGCCCGCTGCCGGTTCCGCGGACGGTTCGGCGGCCGTTTCGGCGGCCGTTTCGGCGGACGTTTCGGCGGACGGGGTGCGTTCGGCCAGCACGATGACGCCGAGCCGGGCCAGCGAGCGCAGGTACGCCTCCTCCGTGCGGGTGCGCAGCCACAAGATCTCACCCGGCGGCACGGCTGCGGGCACCGGTACGTCGGTGATCGGCGCGTAGAAGCAGTCGACGAGGAGCAGCGGGACGGGCGCGGACCACTCGGCCGGCTCGGGCTGCCGGTCGCGGTCCCCGTTGAGCAGCTCCCACTGCTCGGGGGTGCACCCCTCGCTGCCCGCCTCGACGTTGACCGCCGCCTGCGTGGTGACCTGGGTGCGCACGGCGTGCCCGATCCGGGCCCGCGCGGCGTCCACCGGGTCGGCCAGGTCGGCGTAGCCGGGCAGCAGCGCGCCGAGCAGGGCGGCCGGCTCGTCGGCGTACGTCCGCCGGGCGCCGCCGTCGTGGATCATCTCGTAGCGGTACGGCGTGCCGTCCGCGCGCAGGGGCGGGGGCCGGGCGGGCCACCCGGCCGGTACCACGTGGTGACCGCGGCGGCGGCCGCCTCCGTCACGACAGGTTCCCGAGGTTCGTGCCGGCCGGGCCGGAGGGGGCGGCGGGACCGGCCGGGCCGGCGGACTTCCGCGCGGTCCGCGCGGGCCGGGCCGTCCTACCGGCGGGCGCGGCCGGAGGCTGCGCGGGGCGGCGGGAGCTGCGGGGGCAGCGGGGGCCTGTGCCGGGGTGGCGGGGCCTGTGCCGGAGCGGCGGGGCGGCGGGGCCTGTGCCGGGGCCGCGGGCCCGCCGTCGGCAGCGGCGGTGCGCGCGGCGGCGATCGCCTCGCGCAGCGCGTCGGTGTTCACCGACATGCT
Encoded proteins:
- a CDS encoding type VII secretion system-associated protein — its product is MSSTTPEAQPPALRTPADSGPGAAQPPVPDGGYGDNGDGGSGEMPPVPDAIREAARLAPDHWFGVVDPTWEGEGTPPEWARIGQWRSDADGEIVEWQANPEYKPSPYALEWPEATDAVDEAVRLAATGYGPAEDVTAALATAEVAVFRAPGGGLLSALAPDEQTPVVPVFTSPEYLEYAGRLAYETLMVPDLLARLPEGHEIFLNPSAPVSMSVNTDALREAIAAARTAAADGGPAAPAQAPPPRRSGTGPATPAQAPAAPAAPAAPRSLRPRPPVGRPGPRGPRGSPPARPVPPPPPARPARTSGTCRDGGGRRRGHHVVPAGWPARPPPLRADGTPYRYEMIHDGGARRTYADEPAALLGALLPGYADLADPVDAARARIGHAVRTQVTTQAAVNVEAGSEGCTPEQWELLNGDRDRQPEPAEWSAPVPLLLVDCFYAPITDVPVPAAVPPGEILWLRTRTEEAYLRSLARLGVIVLAERTPSAETSAETAAETAAEPSAEPAAGPFTEPPAAPPAEPSAAQETGPAPAGHPADQPDSRPDEGE
- a CDS encoding YbaB/EbfC family nucleoid-associated protein → MSENPMADFAALTRRAMDMNRAVTSAHAEMEKMEAAGYGGGGMVRAVVSGENRLVALDIDPSVIDPENPRALSEMVMAAVDEANESLAAERATRMREVTGGLTDIVDQLTRTPSSYNGPVMPKTPARRSDGRQSPLPYLPRLPGTDGTR